One Neobacillus niacini DNA window includes the following coding sequences:
- the argS gene encoding arginine--tRNA ligase, which yields MKYKQEFAKILFEALDHEIQVKELEVLIEKPKNQQHGDLAFPCFTLAKIKRKSPNSIAQELSEKIQSPMIEKVEVVGAYINIFLNKKLVSEDTIAEIFKQQEKYGALNIGNNRPVTIDLSSPNIAKPFSMGHLRSTVIGNSLAFIVEKCGYKSIRINHIGDWGTQFGKLITAYKLWGEAEKVKLNPIKELLTLYVKFHDEAESDPSLVEQGRNWFKKLEDGDEEATSLWQWFRDESLKEFSRIYELMNVQFDSFAGEAFYNDKMDRIVKLLEEKQLLVESDQAQVVELIDEGLPPCLIKKSDGATLYATRDLAAALYRKENYDFDLSLYVVGNEQSLHFKQLMAVLEKMGYSWASKMVHIPFGMMLKDGKKMSTRKGKVVLLEEVLNESIAMARHNIEEKNPNLTNKDTVAKQVGVGAVMFHDLKNFRMNDIEFSLEEMLRFEGETGPYVQYTYARACSILRKGNWEIAKAVPVSSSSWEKEWKVVSLLTEFSGAIKRAYEQFDPSQIAKYIIDLAQAFNKYYGDVKILEDNAEQQARLALVYSVTIVLKEGLRLLGIEAPEEM from the coding sequence ATGAAGTATAAACAGGAGTTTGCAAAGATATTATTTGAAGCACTAGACCATGAAATCCAAGTGAAGGAATTGGAAGTGCTAATCGAAAAACCAAAAAATCAACAGCACGGTGATTTAGCCTTCCCTTGTTTTACATTAGCAAAGATAAAAAGAAAATCACCAAATAGTATTGCTCAAGAGTTAAGTGAAAAGATCCAATCACCAATGATTGAGAAGGTGGAAGTAGTCGGAGCTTATATCAACATCTTCTTAAATAAAAAATTAGTTTCAGAAGATACGATAGCTGAAATTTTCAAGCAACAGGAGAAGTATGGCGCTTTAAACATTGGAAATAATCGCCCTGTAACCATTGACCTTTCATCTCCTAATATCGCTAAGCCATTCTCAATGGGCCATTTGCGTTCAACCGTTATTGGTAACTCTTTAGCATTTATTGTAGAAAAATGTGGATATAAATCCATCCGAATTAACCATATTGGCGACTGGGGCACTCAGTTTGGTAAACTCATTACCGCCTATAAACTATGGGGAGAAGCAGAGAAGGTAAAACTGAACCCTATTAAGGAATTATTAACGCTATATGTTAAATTTCACGATGAAGCAGAAAGTGATCCTTCACTTGTGGAACAGGGAAGAAACTGGTTTAAAAAACTTGAAGACGGTGATGAGGAAGCCACTTCGCTATGGCAGTGGTTCCGTGATGAGTCCTTAAAAGAGTTTTCAAGAATTTATGAATTGATGAATGTCCAATTTGATTCCTTTGCAGGGGAAGCATTTTATAACGATAAAATGGATCGTATCGTCAAGCTGCTGGAGGAAAAACAATTGTTAGTAGAATCTGATCAGGCTCAAGTGGTTGAACTTATAGACGAAGGACTTCCTCCATGCTTAATAAAAAAATCCGATGGAGCTACCCTTTACGCCACGCGTGATTTGGCAGCAGCCCTATACCGTAAAGAAAACTATGATTTTGATCTGTCATTGTACGTTGTCGGTAATGAACAGAGTCTTCATTTTAAACAGTTAATGGCTGTGTTAGAAAAGATGGGATACTCATGGGCAAGCAAGATGGTCCATATTCCGTTCGGAATGATGCTTAAAGATGGAAAGAAGATGTCGACAAGAAAAGGGAAGGTCGTCTTATTAGAGGAAGTCCTAAACGAATCAATCGCTATGGCCAGACATAATATTGAGGAAAAAAATCCTAACCTCACAAACAAGGATACCGTGGCTAAACAGGTCGGGGTAGGGGCGGTCATGTTCCATGACTTAAAGAATTTTAGAATGAATGATATCGAATTTTCACTAGAGGAAATGCTGCGTTTTGAAGGGGAAACGGGCCCTTATGTACAATATACGTATGCCAGAGCGTGCTCTATTTTACGAAAAGGCAACTGGGAGATAGCTAAAGCCGTTCCAGTCTCGTCATCTTCTTGGGAAAAAGAATGGAAGGTTGTGAGTCTGCTTACTGAATTTTCAGGTGCAATTAAAAGAGCTTATGAGCAGTTTGACCCTTCTCAAATTGCCAAATATATTATTGACCTTGCACAAGCCTTTAATAAATATTATGGCGATGTTAAGATCCTTGAAGACAACGCTGAACAACAAGCCCGCTTGGCACTTGTCTATTCTGTGACGATTGTTCTGAAGGAAGGTTTGCGATTATTAGGGATTGAAGCTCCAGAGGAAATGTAA
- a CDS encoding NupC/NupG family nucleoside CNT transporter codes for MKYLLFLAAIVIIFLLAYIVSNNKKRIKVKPLVTMLVLQLVFAFLLLNTEVGFVIITAVSTLFDHLLSYAAEGINFVFGGMANEGAGPFFLNVLLPIVFISVLIGIAQHIRILPIIIRYLGIVLSKVNGLGKLESYNAVASAVFGQSEVFISVKKQLPYIPQHRLYTLCTSAMSTVSASILGAYMTMIDPKYVITALVLNLFGGFMIANVINPYEVTAEEDIIDIQEGEKQTFFEVLGEYIMDGFKVAIIVGAMLIGFVALISMINHIFEAIFGISFQMVLGYIFAPLAFIVGIPQVDMVEAGTIMATKLLSNEFVAMMDLAKISDSLSSRTVGIISVFLVSFANFSSIGIITGAVKGLNEAKGNQVAKFGLKLLYGATLVSLLTAAITSIML; via the coding sequence TTGAAGTATTTACTGTTTCTAGCTGCAATCGTTATCATCTTTTTGTTAGCCTATATCGTAAGTAACAATAAGAAAAGGATTAAGGTTAAACCGCTTGTCACTATGCTTGTACTGCAGCTCGTTTTTGCTTTTTTGCTGCTTAATACTGAGGTTGGATTTGTCATTATTACAGCTGTCTCTACATTGTTTGACCATCTTTTAAGCTACGCAGCAGAGGGAATTAACTTTGTATTTGGAGGAATGGCGAATGAAGGTGCTGGACCATTTTTCTTAAATGTACTGCTGCCAATCGTGTTTATTTCTGTGTTAATCGGGATTGCTCAGCATATTAGAATCCTTCCAATTATCATACGCTATCTTGGAATTGTATTAAGTAAGGTAAATGGTTTAGGTAAATTGGAATCCTATAATGCTGTTGCATCTGCAGTTTTCGGTCAATCTGAGGTATTTATCTCGGTAAAAAAACAGCTTCCTTATATACCCCAGCACCGCCTTTATACTTTATGTACGTCCGCGATGTCAACGGTATCTGCCTCAATATTAGGGGCATATATGACGATGATCGATCCGAAATATGTGATTACCGCATTGGTATTAAACTTATTTGGCGGATTTATGATTGCAAATGTTATTAATCCCTATGAAGTTACAGCGGAGGAAGACATAATTGATATTCAAGAAGGAGAAAAACAAACATTCTTCGAAGTCCTTGGAGAATATATTATGGATGGGTTCAAGGTGGCTATTATTGTGGGAGCCATGCTAATCGGTTTTGTTGCTTTAATTAGCATGATTAACCATATATTTGAAGCCATTTTCGGCATTAGCTTCCAGATGGTTTTAGGTTATATCTTCGCACCGCTTGCGTTTATCGTTGGAATTCCACAAGTCGATATGGTTGAAGCCGGTACGATTATGGCAACCAAATTATTATCAAATGAATTTGTGGCGATGATGGATTTAGCAAAGATTTCAGACTCTCTATCAAGTCGCACCGTTGGCATTATATCAGTGTTTCTTGTATCGTTTGCAAACTTCTCCTCGATTGGAATTATTACGGGTGCAGTTAAGGGTCTTAATGAGGCGAAGGGAAATCAAGTAGCAAAGTTTGGATTAAAATTACTATATGGAGCAACACTCGTAAGCTTATTAACAGCGGCAATAACGAGCATTATGCTTTAA
- a CDS encoding DinB family protein — protein sequence MSQLLLNNMELARSFFIKNVDGVDESIVDVQPEGFNNHIHWHVGHVLTATETLVFGFTKNSTNLPANYMELFARGTKPADWKGDVPSVSVLVTQLKDQLNRMKEIPVESLSVKLKEPLLGQETFGELVNFALFHETLHLGHIQAMKRVIETRKNK from the coding sequence ATGAGTCAACTTTTGCTAAATAATATGGAGTTAGCAAGAAGTTTCTTTATTAAGAATGTGGATGGTGTTGACGAGAGTATAGTTGACGTACAACCTGAAGGATTTAACAACCACATTCATTGGCATGTTGGACATGTGTTAACAGCGACAGAGACTTTGGTATTTGGTTTTACAAAAAATTCAACCAATTTACCGGCAAACTATATGGAACTATTTGCAAGAGGGACAAAGCCAGCTGACTGGAAAGGGGATGTTCCTTCTGTTTCGGTCTTAGTGACTCAGCTAAAAGACCAATTAAATAGAATGAAGGAAATTCCGGTTGAAAGCCTCAGCGTAAAATTAAAAGAGCCATTGCTTGGTCAGGAAACCTTTGGTGAGCTCGTTAATTTTGCTCTATTCCACGAGACTTTGCACCTTGGACATATTCAAGCTATGAAACGTGTTATTGAAACTCGAAAGAATAAATAG